Proteins from one Panicum virgatum strain AP13 chromosome 7K, P.virgatum_v5, whole genome shotgun sequence genomic window:
- the LOC120640906 gene encoding protein BIC1-like — protein sequence MSMRERLKRHRREMAGRVWVPEMWRQEKLLKDWVDCAVFDRPLVPTGLLTARRALIAECCTRRSDRTSPASSAGSSPLRVPNGCSS from the coding sequence ATGAGCATGCGGGAGAGGCTGAAGCGGCACAGGCGGGAGATGGCCGGGAGGGTGTGGGTACCCGAGATGTGGCGGCAGGAGAAGCTGCTTAAGGACTGGGTGGACTGCGCCGTCTTCGACCGCCCGCTAGTGCCGACCGGCCTGCTCACGGCGCGCCGGGCGCTCATCGCCGAGTGCTGCACGCGCCGCTCGGACCGGAcgtcgccggcctcctccgccggttCCAGCCCGCTGCGGGTGCCCAACGGCTGCTCCAGCTGA